GGCGCCCACCAGGATCGCCAGGCCGGACAGGTAGAACCACAGCAGCAGCAGGATGACGCCGCCCAGGGCCCCGTACGACGCGTTGTAGTCGGTGAAGTTCGATACGTAGAGCTTGAACCCCACCGACACGAGCAGCCACAGGATGGTCGCGAGAACCGCGCCGGGCGAGATCCACACCCAGTCCTGGTCGGCGTCCGGCCCGAAGTAATAGAGCAGGCCGATGGCGAAGGCGACGAACGCGAAGGCGAGTGGCCACTGCAGGACGAGCCAGGCCGCCGCGAAGGCGGCGCCCAAGCCGGTCAGTTCACCCAGGTAACGCGCGACCGCTGGGCCGGACAGCACCAGGCTGAACCCGAGCAGGATGAAGACGGCTACGCCGAGGGTCAGGCCAATGGCCACGAGCCTGACCTTCCACCACGGGCGAGTCTCGGTGAGGTCGTAGGCCCGGTTGAGTGAACTGACGATCGACACGATCGCGGCGGAACTGCTCCACAAGGCGCCGACCACTCCCGCCGTCATCAGCCCGCCGCTTTCCGCACTGGCCAGTCGCTCCATCTGCTCTTGAATGAGTTTCAGAACCTCGGCGGAGACCAGCGGCCCGAGCGCGCGCGTGACATCGTCGGTCAGGTTTTCGATTGGAAAAAAGCTGGCCGTGGCGAGCAGGAACAGCATCGCCGGGAATAGCGACAGGAAAAAGTAGTACGACAGCTGGGCCGCGAGCCCGAGGCAGTCGTCATCCATGCACTCCTTGTAAGTGCGACGAAGCAACTCAAATAGGGAAATCGGCAGGGCAGATCCCAGCATTGCGGGCTGGTAATGCAAGGACAGCGCCAGTGCTGACCGCTGAGCTGCCTGACTTGCGTGTGCGTTATTGCTCGGAGGGCTTGGTGCCTGACACGCCGGGCAGGAACGGCCGGTATTGCAGGCGGATGGCGGTAAGCGTCTTGGGCTCGAGATACAGGAGATTGGCGATGCGGTGCACTTCCGTTTCCTCGGCCATCGAGATCCGCTGGTCGCTGGCCGCGACCGCGTAGAGGCAGCGTGCCAGCGCCACCTTCTCGTCGTCAGTGGCCGATGCGGCAAAGTCGCGCGCGACCTCGAAATCGGCGGTGCCGCCAAACAGCAGGCTGCTCGACTTGGCCAGGCCGACGACCAGCACCGCCTGTGCCGGCGACAGGCGGCCGTGCTCGATCAGCAGGGATTCCATGGTGCGCGTTTCTGCCGCGCTGACTTGTTGGTCGGCGCGGGCGACGCGGCCGAGCAGGTAGGCAAACCGGGCCAGGTGTTGCGCGCGAGCCGGCTCGAGGCCATCGAGCGAGTCGACCAGGTCCCGCAGCGGCGTGCGTTCCGTCGCCGTGACGTCTTCGTCGGCCAACCCCAGCAAGTTTCGAAGTGCTGCCCTCATCGGCAATACCATAGCGCACTCCACGCGAGGTGGCGCGAATGCTATAAAGGGAATTGTGAGTCGCGTCGTCGTCGGCCTGCTGGTTGCGCTCGCGCTTGCGACGCCGGCCGCGGCACAGGAGCATCACCCAGAAGAAGCCTCGGGCACGTCGTGGCAACCCGCGGTCACGCCCATGACTGGCGCGCACGCGCAAGCTGGCGGTTGGATGCTGATGGGGCACGCCAACCTCTTCGTCCAATTGTTGTACGAATCGGGCGACATCCACCGCACCAGCCACCAGGCCGGCAGCATCAACTGGTTCATGGGCATGGCCGAGCGGCCGATTGGCGACGGCCGCCTTGGCGTGCGCGCTATGCTTTCGGCCGAGCCATGGACGATTGGCGGGTGCGGCTATCCCGACCTGCTGGCTACCGGCGAAGTGTGCGATGGCGACACGATCCACGACCTGCAGCATCCGCACGACCTGTTCATGGAGTTGGCAGCGAGCTACGAGCGGCCGGTCGGCGACCGGGTCCGGATTCACCTTTACACCGCGCTGGCCGGCGAACCGGCGCTCGGGCCGCCCGCCTTTCCGCACCGTGCGTCGGCCATGCCCAATCCGATCGCGCCGATTGCGCACCACTGGCTCGATGCCACGCACATTGCGTTTGGCGTGGTGACGGCCGGCGTATCGAGTGCGCGCTGGCGGGTGGAAGGGTCGGCGTTCAACGGCCGCGAGCCCGACGACCAGCGCCACGGGCTCGAGTTGGCGCCGCTTGATT
This genomic interval from Acidobacteriota bacterium contains the following:
- a CDS encoding YihY/virulence factor BrkB family protein; translated protein: MDDDCLGLAAQLSYYFFLSLFPAMLFLLATASFFPIENLTDDVTRALGPLVSAEVLKLIQEQMERLASAESGGLMTAGVVGALWSSSAAIVSIVSSLNRAYDLTETRPWWKVRLVAIGLTLGVAVFILLGFSLVLSGPAVARYLGELTGLGAAFAAAWLVLQWPLAFAFVAFAIGLLYYFGPDADQDWVWISPGAVLATILWLLVSVGFKLYVSNFTDYNASYGALGGVILLLLWFYLSGLAILVGAEFNSEIEHASPYAGEKSAAGRQVIGRRAARAYSQRQQSLTQAGRGGQI
- a CDS encoding TerB family tellurite resistance protein, with product MRAALRNLLGLADEDVTATERTPLRDLVDSLDGLEPARAQHLARFAYLLGRVARADQQVSAAETRTMESLLIEHGRLSPAQAVLVVGLAKSSSLLFGGTADFEVARDFAASATDDEKVALARCLYAVAASDQRISMAEETEVHRIANLLYLEPKTLTAIRLQYRPFLPGVSGTKPSEQ